In one Nicotiana sylvestris chromosome 8, ASM39365v2, whole genome shotgun sequence genomic region, the following are encoded:
- the LOC138875475 gene encoding uncharacterized protein, with the protein MAPKDEELTAFRTPKGIYCYKVMPFGLKNAGATYQRAMQNIFDDLLHKNVECYVDNLVVKLREKGDHLKDLKMVFELLRRYQLRMNPLKCAFGVTSGKFLGFIVRNRGIEIDQAKVDAILKMSEPRDIHELKSLQGKLAYLRRFVSNLVERCQPFSCLMKKGVPFTWDQACSNAFESIKSYLMKPPVLAAPIPGKPLILYIATQERSVGALLAQENSEGKENSLYYLSRIMTPNELNYSPIEKLCLALVFSIQKLKHYFQSHTVRLVSKAIKGQALVDFLADHPIPDDCELTDELPDEDAMVVEVQPPWKMYFDGASHRGGAGAGIVFVTSQGEVLPYSFTLTQLCSNNVVEYQALILGLEMAVNMKQLQLQVFGDSQLVVNQLLASYEVKKPELRPYHDYAKTLMGWISDVTIQHVPRKENKKADALAALASSLTLSDHAQVTVCQKWVVPPPNEAEGEENELKHLVAVSEVEKEEWRQPIIDYLCYGILPENPRRRTEIRRRAPRFLYYKDTLYRRSFEGVLLR; encoded by the exons atggcaccaaaagatgaagagcttactgcattccgtaccccaaagggtatttattgctacaaggtaatgccttttggcttgaagaacgctggtgctacttaccaaagagcTATGCAGAATATATTCGAtgatcttctccacaagaatgtcgaatgctatgttgacAACTTGGTGGTAAAATTAAGAGAGAAGGGAGACCATTTGAAGGACTTGAAgatggtatttgaattgctccggaggtaccaacttaggatgaatccattgaaatgtgcctttggagttacttctggaaagttccttggtttcattgtccgaaatcgagggatcgaaattgatcaagccaaagtggatgctATTTTGAAAATGTCTGAGCCTCGGgatatccatgaattgaaaagtTTGCAAGGAAAATTAGCGTACCTTAGGAGATTCGTCTCGAACCTAGTTGAGAGGTGTCAACCATTCAGTTGCCTTATGAAGAAAGGTGTCCCTTTCACATGGGACCAAGCATGCAGTAATGCCTTTGAGAGcattaaatcctacttgatgaagcctccagttttagcagcccctatacctggaaagccattgatactatacattgcgaCACAAGAAAGGTCCGTTGGagcactgttggcccaagaaaatagtgaagggaaagaaaactctctttactacttgagcaggataaTGACACCGAACGAgctgaattattcgccaattgaaaagttgtgtttggcgctagtcttctcaattcaaaagttgaagcactactttcaatcTCATACTGTTCGTCTTGTTTCTAag gctataaaaggacaagcattggtagacttcttggcagatcatccgaTACCTGATGACTGTGAACTAACCgacgaactacctgatgaggatgcaatggtcgttgaagttcaacctccatggaagatgtactttgatggtgcttcACATCGTGGAGGAGCTGGTGCTGGCATAGTATTTGTCACTTCCcaaggtgaagtcttgccctactccttcaccttgacgcaactctgttccaacaatgttgTTGAGTACcaagcattaatacttgggcttgaaatggccgttaatatgaagcaattgcaattgcaagtctttggagactcccagttagtggtcaatcagcttttagctagttacgaggtcaagaagcctgaactacgcccatatcatgattacgctaaaACATTAATGGGGTGGATCAgtgatgtgactattcagcatgtgccaaggaaagaaaacaagaaggcagatgctttagctgcCCTAGCTTCATCGCTAACCCTGTCTGATCACGCGCAAGTTActgtctgccaaaaatgggtagtacctccgccaaatgaggctgaaggtgaagaaaatgaactcaagcatcttgtcgcTGTTTCTGAAGTCGAGAAAGAGgaatggcgacaacccattatcgactacttgtgttatgggatacttccagaaaatccgcGGAGAAGAACTGAAATCCGtcgtcgtgcacctcgcttcctttactacaaagataccctatacagaagatcattcgagggagtactcttgcgatga